The following proteins are encoded in a genomic region of Amphiura filiformis chromosome 18, Afil_fr2py, whole genome shotgun sequence:
- the LOC140139040 gene encoding uncharacterized protein, with protein sequence MIDPIAFLGMINDALTEFDDNRMKVWKYVDDLTIGENRAIDDVTEVQQCLESLHEWSVSNKLKFNPSKCQAMSVHFGKNNPPDVDLRISEHSLAVVQKVKLLGVIIQNDLEWQGQVDNMHSKANGKMFMLRKLKEAGLNAGEIISDLQRLYETSVRVCSPLMACRSRSEPGGPFGENSEACM encoded by the coding sequence ATGATTGACCCtattgcctttttaggcatgatCAATGATGCGCTCACTGAGTTTGATGACAACAGAATGAAGGTTTGGAAGTATGTTGACGACCTTACAATAGGTGAAAATAGAGCCATTGATGATGTCACTGAGGTACAGCAGTGCTTGGAATCTCTCCATGAGTGGTCTGTCAGTAACAAACTTAAGTTTAATCCAAGTAAATGCCAAGCCATGAGTGTGCACTTTGGTAAAAATAATCCCCCGGATGTTGATCTACGCATCTCTGAGCACTCCCTAGCAGTAGTCCAGAAAGTCAAGTTGCTGGGAGTTATCATCCAAAATGATTTGGAATGGCAAGGCCAGGTAGACAATATGCATTCCAAAGCtaatggaaaaatgttcatgtTACGCAAACTTAAAGAAGCAGGTCTCAACGCAGGTGAAATCATCTCTGATCTACAAAGGTTATATGAGACCAGTGTTAGAGTATGCAGCCCCCTTATGGCATGCAGGTCTCGCTCAGAGCCAGGAGGACCCTTTGGAGAGAATTCAGAAGCGTGTATGTAA